In the Cetobacterium ceti genome, GAGATTCATACGGATTTTGTAATGGCAACATTTGCTGAGGAATTTGGGTTTGTAGGAATTATAGGAATAGTATTACTATTTTATTTTATTTTTATATCTATTATGCATACATCTATGGAAACAAAGGATGAATTTGGAAAATATTTAGCCATGGGAATAGGTGGATTAATAATGATTCAAATGTTTATAAATATTTTTGTTGCAGTAGGATTACTTCCTGTGTTTGGAATTCCAATGCCTTTATTTAGTTATGGAGGAAGTTCTATGGTTACATTGGGAATTGCTTTGGGAATAATTCAAAATATCAATAAAGTAGGATAAAAGTACAGGAAAAATTGACAAAAAAATAAATAAAATGTATAATTATTCAAGAGTTTTAATAGTTTTTTCGTTGAATTAGGAGGCAGTAAAATGGAGATGAAAGATATCATCGATAAAATAAATTATTTTTCTCAAATAGCTAGAGAAAGAGAGCTAACAGAGGAAGAAACAGCTGAAAGAGCTGAGTATAGAAAAATGTATTTAGAACATTTTAAAGCTCAAGTAAGAGGGCATTTAGATAATATAAAAATTGTTGATGCTGTAGAGCAAGACAAATTAGTTTAAGGGGGCACCATGGAAAAAGTTACGGTTAAATCTCTTTATAGAGAAACAGAAAAGTATTTAGAAAAGGAAATAGAAGTTTCAGGATGGGTAAGAAAATTAAGATCCCAAAAGAATTTTGGATTCCTAGAAGTTAATGATGGATCTTTTTTCAAAGGAGTTCAAGTAGTATTTGATACTAATCTAGAAAACTTTGATGAAATATCTCGTTTATCAATTTCATCATCAGTTATAGTAAAAGGAAAATTAGTAAAATCTCAAGGAGCAGGTCAAAACTTTGAAGTTTTAGCTACAAATGTTGAAATATTCCAAAAAGCAGATTTAGATTATCCTTTACAAAATAAAAGACATAGTTTTGAGTTTTTAAGAACAATAGCTCATTTAAGACCAAGAACAAATACTTTTGCTGCAGTATTCAGAGTTAGATCTGTATTAGCATATGCAATTCATAAGTTCTTCCAAGAAAATGGATTTGTATATACTCATACACCAATTATAACTGGTTCTGACTGTGAAGGAGCAGGAGAAATGTTTAGAGTAACAACTTTAGATCTAAACAATCTTCCTAAAAAAGAGGATGGAACAGTTGATGCTTCAGCAGATTTCTTTGGAAAAGAAACTAACTTAACAGTAAGTGGACAATTAAATGGAGAAACTTATTGTTCAGCATTTAGAAATATATATACATTTGGACCTACATTTAGAGCTGAGCAGTCTAATACTTCTAGACACGCTGCTGAATTCTGGATGATAGAACCTGAAATTGCCTTTGCTGATTTAGAAGCAAATATGGAATTAGCAGAAGATATGATTAAGTTCATTATCAAATATGTAATGGAAACTTGTCCAGAAGAGATGGAGTTCTTCAACCAATTTATTGAAAAAGGATTATTTGATAAGTTAAATAATGTTTTAGAAAATGGATTTGCAAAGGTTACATATACTCAAGCTGTGGAAATTTTAACAACTTGTGGAAAGAAATTTGATTATCCAGTAACTTGGGGAATTGACTTACAAAGTGAG is a window encoding:
- a CDS encoding DUF896 domain-containing protein gives rise to the protein MEMKDIIDKINYFSQIARERELTEEETAERAEYRKMYLEHFKAQVRGHLDNIKIVDAVEQDKLV
- the asnS gene encoding asparagine--tRNA ligase — protein: MEKVTVKSLYRETEKYLEKEIEVSGWVRKLRSQKNFGFLEVNDGSFFKGVQVVFDTNLENFDEISRLSISSSVIVKGKLVKSQGAGQNFEVLATNVEIFQKADLDYPLQNKRHSFEFLRTIAHLRPRTNTFAAVFRVRSVLAYAIHKFFQENGFVYTHTPIITGSDCEGAGEMFRVTTLDLNNLPKKEDGTVDASADFFGKETNLTVSGQLNGETYCSAFRNIYTFGPTFRAEQSNTSRHAAEFWMIEPEIAFADLEANMELAEDMIKFIIKYVMETCPEEMEFFNQFIEKGLFDKLNNVLENGFAKVTYTQAVEILTTCGKKFDYPVTWGIDLQSEHERYLAEEHFKKPVFVTDYPKEIKAFYMKLNPDGKTVRAMDLLAPGIGEIIGGSQREDNLEELERRMAEVDLNPEDYKFYLDLRRFGSFPHSGYGLGFERMMMYITGMTNIRDVIPFPRTPKNADF